From one Gracilibacillus salinarum genomic stretch:
- a CDS encoding sulfatase family protein, with the protein MRVLLLDLDSTRADHLGCYGYHRDTTPNIDRIAKEGVRFTNYYTTDAPCAPSRNALMTGRFGIHTGNIGHGGTAGDMRTEGIEREFHDRLKSDSFPAIFRRNGMKTALISPFAERHSSWQFYAGFTEMYNTGKTGDESAEEVTPTVLDWLERNGDKDDWFLYVNYWDPHTPYRAPKDYGNPFENEPLPAWLTEDVLKEHLQSIGPHSAREINMYDNFENPSFPRHPGEITDMAGLRRVIDGYDTGLHYMDEHIGEIFKQMDNANILEDTVVIITADHGENLGELGIYAEHGTADQMTCRLPMIIRWPGLQANHVDNGLHYHLDLLPTIADLLEQEHRPTWDGQSYASILRNGKSADRTFLVFSQNAHVCQRAVRFDKWLYIRTYHDGFHLFDKEMLFDIVNDPHEQHNLSEKRRDLCKEAVYILNQWHDDMMFSMNYDTDPMWTVIKEGGPYHAKTEDLIRYLSHLRRTGRSDGAEQLEQKYQKDLASKGFLFRNS; encoded by the coding sequence ATGCGTGTTTTATTGTTAGATTTGGATTCTACGAGAGCTGATCATTTAGGATGCTACGGGTATCATCGTGATACAACTCCTAATATCGATCGAATTGCAAAAGAAGGTGTACGCTTTACAAATTATTACACAACAGATGCGCCTTGTGCACCATCTCGAAATGCACTTATGACTGGTCGTTTCGGTATACACACCGGCAATATCGGTCATGGTGGCACTGCCGGTGATATGAGAACGGAAGGAATAGAGCGAGAGTTTCACGATCGATTAAAATCTGATAGTTTCCCTGCTATTTTCAGGCGCAACGGTATGAAAACAGCACTTATCAGTCCTTTTGCAGAAAGACATTCATCCTGGCAATTTTATGCCGGCTTTACGGAAATGTATAATACCGGCAAAACCGGGGACGAGTCAGCTGAAGAAGTCACTCCTACTGTGTTAGATTGGCTCGAACGTAATGGTGATAAGGACGATTGGTTTTTGTATGTGAATTACTGGGACCCTCATACCCCATACCGTGCGCCGAAAGATTACGGTAATCCCTTTGAAAATGAGCCACTTCCAGCTTGGCTAACAGAGGATGTGTTAAAGGAGCATTTACAAAGTATTGGACCACATTCTGCTAGAGAGATAAATATGTATGATAACTTTGAAAATCCATCCTTCCCTCGTCATCCTGGTGAGATAACTGATATGGCAGGTCTAAGACGAGTAATCGATGGATATGATACTGGTTTACACTATATGGATGAGCATATTGGAGAGATTTTCAAGCAAATGGATAATGCAAATATTCTGGAAGATACAGTGGTCATCATAACCGCGGATCATGGAGAGAACCTCGGCGAACTCGGTATTTATGCGGAACATGGTACAGCTGATCAAATGACTTGTCGATTACCAATGATTATTCGTTGGCCAGGTTTACAAGCAAATCATGTTGACAATGGGCTTCATTATCATCTTGACCTGTTACCTACCATTGCAGATCTATTGGAACAGGAACACCGACCAACTTGGGATGGACAAAGCTATGCTTCTATACTGAGAAATGGAAAATCTGCAGATCGAACGTTTCTAGTATTCTCTCAAAATGCCCATGTCTGTCAGCGAGCGGTGCGCTTCGACAAATGGCTCTATATTCGCACGTACCACGATGGCTTTCACTTATTTGATAAGGAGATGCTGTTTGATATCGTTAATGATCCACACGAACAACACAACTTATCTGAAAAGCGCCGAGATTTATGTAAGGAAGCGGTCTACATTTTGAATCAATGGCATGACGACATGATGTTTTCAATGAATTACGATACAGATCCAATGTGGACAGTAATAAAAGAAGGAGGCCCCTATCACGCTAAAACCGAAGACTTAATCCGATATCTTAGCCATTTAAGGAGAACCGGAAGATCTGATGGAGCTGAACAGTTGGAACAAAAGTATCAAAAGGACCTTGCTTCAAAAGGTTTCCTGTTTCGTAACAGCTAA
- the tyrS gene encoding tyrosine--tRNA ligase — protein MHILDELAKRDLIQQTTDDEGLRKHLENNIVTLYAGFDPTADSLHIGHLVPVLMLKRFQKAGHRPIALIGGGTGLIGDPSGRSTERSLNSPEVVKGFSDKIKDQLAGILNFDQGENSAVARNNHEWLSTMTIIEFLRDIGKHFSINYMLAKDSVESRLENGISFTEFSYMMLQSIDFLNLYEKENCTLQLGGSDQWGNITAGMELIRRKRFEQSEEEAEVYGLTVPLITKSDGTKFGKTAGGAVWLDPEKTTPYEFYQFWINTDDRDVLRFIKYFTFIDFDEIEALEKELANAPEKRIPHKRLAEEMTKLIHGEDALKQAQKITEALFSGELSSLNAAEIEQGFKDVPSVAIENKEIALIELLVEAGISSSKRQAREDINNGAIYINGIRNQELTHQLTEQDRIEDKFTIIRRGKKKYFLIRF, from the coding sequence ATGCATATTTTAGACGAATTGGCTAAACGGGATTTAATTCAGCAAACAACTGATGACGAAGGATTGCGCAAGCATTTAGAGAATAATATTGTAACGCTGTACGCAGGCTTTGATCCGACAGCTGACAGCTTGCATATTGGTCATCTAGTACCGGTATTAATGTTAAAAAGATTTCAAAAAGCAGGTCACAGACCTATTGCTTTAATTGGTGGAGGTACAGGTCTTATCGGTGATCCAAGTGGTCGTTCAACAGAACGTTCGTTAAACAGTCCTGAAGTGGTGAAAGGCTTTAGTGATAAAATCAAAGACCAACTAGCAGGCATATTGAATTTCGATCAGGGTGAAAACAGTGCGGTTGCCCGTAATAATCATGAATGGCTGTCGACGATGACGATCATTGAATTCTTGAGAGATATCGGGAAGCATTTCAGCATTAATTACATGCTGGCAAAAGATTCCGTTGAGTCCCGTTTGGAGAACGGTATTTCTTTTACAGAGTTCAGTTACATGATGCTGCAATCGATTGACTTCTTGAATTTATACGAAAAAGAAAATTGTACATTACAACTTGGTGGCAGTGATCAATGGGGTAATATTACTGCGGGAATGGAATTAATTCGTCGTAAACGATTTGAGCAAAGTGAGGAAGAGGCGGAAGTATACGGACTGACAGTGCCGTTAATTACGAAAAGTGATGGGACGAAATTTGGTAAGACAGCAGGTGGAGCAGTTTGGCTAGATCCTGAGAAAACAACACCGTACGAATTCTACCAGTTTTGGATTAATACCGATGATCGTGACGTTCTTCGATTTATCAAATACTTCACATTTATTGACTTTGACGAGATAGAAGCATTAGAGAAAGAATTAGCAAATGCACCTGAAAAGCGTATTCCGCATAAACGTTTAGCAGAAGAAATGACTAAATTGATTCACGGTGAAGATGCCTTGAAGCAAGCACAAAAAATTACAGAAGCACTATTCAGTGGAGAACTAAGCAGTTTAAATGCAGCTGAAATTGAACAAGGCTTTAAAGATGTGCCATCCGTTGCGATTGAAAATAAAGAGATTGCTCTAATCGAGCTCTTAGTAGAAGCAGGTATATCTTCATCCAAGCGTCAGGCTCGTGAAGATATAAACAATGGAGCGATCTACATCAATGGTATCCGTAATCAGGAATTGACGCACCAATTAACAGAGCAAGATCGTATTGAAGATAAATTTACGATTATCAGACGAGGTAAAAAGAAATATTTCTTAATTCGCTTTTAG
- a CDS encoding alanine/glycine:cation symporter family protein: MSTIEQIASKIVEWGNLVLWDYVLIYLLIGAGLFFTLRSKFVQFRLFGDMFRVLSEEAVEQSGKKGTNAFQAFSISIASRVGTGNLAGVALAVALGGPGAVFWMWVIALVGMATAFIESTLAQVYKVPDKDGFRGGPAYYMEKALGQKWMGILFSILITFTFGFIFNAVQANTISAAVEEAFNIDKVWTGIVLVILAGIIIFGGIKRIATVSGVIVPIMAVIYMAVGFYVVFSNITALPEVFMLIIKNAFGIEEVFGGGAGAAMMYGIRRGLFSNEAGMGSAPNAAATAGVNHPVKQGLVQSLAVFFDTIVICSLTAFIIILYDNVGQSSADGIQLTQVALSAQVGEWASIFLAFVIFFFAFSSVIGNYYYGETNVSFMNPKGIWLNVYRVVVLAMVMFGSLASIQLVWNMADLFMAMMAVVNLIAILLLSKVAFDVLRDYTQQKKQGKDPVFHYKNVEGLKNISWWGAQDENKQK, encoded by the coding sequence ATGAGTACTATTGAACAAATTGCCTCCAAAATTGTAGAATGGGGAAATTTGGTTTTATGGGATTACGTTCTGATTTATTTATTAATTGGAGCAGGATTATTTTTTACGTTACGATCTAAATTTGTTCAATTCCGATTATTTGGAGACATGTTTCGTGTTCTTTCAGAAGAAGCAGTCGAGCAAAGTGGTAAAAAAGGTACCAATGCATTCCAGGCATTTAGTATTTCGATTGCATCAAGAGTTGGAACCGGTAACCTGGCAGGTGTCGCATTAGCGGTTGCGCTTGGTGGTCCGGGCGCTGTCTTTTGGATGTGGGTAATTGCATTAGTCGGTATGGCGACAGCTTTTATTGAAAGCACGCTTGCACAGGTATATAAGGTGCCGGACAAAGATGGTTTCCGAGGCGGACCAGCTTATTATATGGAGAAAGCCTTGGGGCAAAAATGGATGGGTATTCTTTTTTCCATTCTAATCACCTTTACATTCGGATTTATATTTAATGCAGTGCAGGCCAACACAATTTCTGCCGCTGTAGAAGAAGCATTTAACATCGATAAAGTGTGGACAGGCATTGTATTAGTGATTTTAGCAGGGATTATTATCTTCGGTGGAATTAAACGTATTGCAACTGTTTCAGGTGTAATTGTGCCAATTATGGCTGTTATTTATATGGCCGTTGGTTTTTACGTCGTATTCTCCAATATTACGGCATTACCAGAGGTTTTTATGCTCATCATCAAAAACGCTTTCGGAATAGAAGAAGTGTTTGGTGGAGGAGCGGGTGCCGCAATGATGTATGGTATTCGTCGAGGATTATTCTCCAATGAAGCAGGTATGGGTAGTGCGCCTAACGCAGCGGCTACAGCAGGTGTCAATCACCCGGTTAAGCAAGGTTTAGTCCAATCTTTGGCTGTATTTTTTGATACGATTGTCATTTGTAGTTTAACTGCGTTTATTATTATTTTGTACGATAATGTTGGTCAATCGTCAGCTGATGGTATCCAGTTAACACAAGTTGCTCTCAGTGCGCAAGTAGGGGAATGGGCATCCATCTTCCTGGCGTTTGTCATTTTCTTCTTTGCATTCAGTTCCGTGATCGGGAACTATTATTATGGTGAAACAAATGTGAGCTTTATGAATCCGAAGGGAATATGGCTGAATGTTTACCGTGTCGTAGTTCTGGCAATGGTTATGTTTGGATCACTCGCTTCGATTCAGTTGGTATGGAATATGGCAGACTTATTCATGGCTATGATGGCAGTGGTTAACTTGATTGCCATTCTGTTATTGAGTAAAGTCGCCTTCGATGTATTACGTGATTACACACAACAGAAAAAACAAGGCAAAGACCCAGTGTTCCACTATAAGAATGTAGAGGGATTGAAAAATATTTCCTGGTGGGGAGCACAGGATGAGAACAAGCAAAAATAA
- a CDS encoding GNAT family N-acetyltransferase has translation MKHTKNYQSIKKHSRHTPIHIEGPVSKNKIAALQFHHELTSFRPPSEQWRALQEIAELPEARIIIATVQDQIIGYVTFLHPDPIERWAKYPYPDMLELGAIEIAPAYRGNKLGSLLIETSMKDEHMENYIILSTEYYWHWDLNETTLSVWDYRKIMEKMMKAGDLYPAPTNEPEIMAHPANCLMVRIGKNVPKEHIELFDKLRFLQ, from the coding sequence GTGAAACATACGAAAAACTATCAATCCATCAAGAAACATAGTCGCCATACTCCTATTCACATAGAAGGTCCTGTTTCAAAAAATAAGATAGCTGCCTTACAATTTCACCACGAACTTACTTCTTTCAGGCCACCTTCAGAGCAATGGAGAGCATTACAGGAAATTGCAGAGCTGCCTGAAGCAAGAATTATCATTGCTACCGTACAAGATCAAATTATCGGGTATGTCACCTTCTTGCATCCTGATCCAATAGAAAGATGGGCTAAATATCCATACCCAGATATGTTAGAGCTTGGAGCAATAGAAATTGCGCCTGCATACAGAGGAAATAAGTTAGGTTCTCTTTTGATTGAAACATCAATGAAAGACGAACATATGGAGAATTACATTATTCTATCTACTGAGTATTACTGGCATTGGGATTTAAATGAAACCACATTAAGTGTTTGGGATTACCGCAAAATTATGGAAAAAATGATGAAAGCCGGTGATTTGTATCCGGCACCTACCAATGAACCAGAAATCATGGCACATCCAGCCAATTGCTTAATGGTGCGGATCGGAAAGAATGTACCAAAAGAACATATAGAGCTTTTCGATAAATTAAGATTCCTTCAATAG
- a CDS encoding carbohydrate ABC transporter permease: MEKTIVITIMTVGGLLVSLPFIWMVLSSFKTEQEVLSIPPTLFPQDPTMEHFVNLFQNLNFDVYLLNTLIIVACSMIGLFLNTMAGYGFGKFQFKGKETWFVVVLITMMLPGQVTMIPTYLLLNEMGLTNTMTGIVLPGLIAAFNIFLIRQFMVTIPDDLIEAARLDGAGEFYIFTRIIIPLSMPILAVQVILTFIGAWNSFLWPLIVANDEALYTLSVGLALLKDQNVTNYGLQMAGSTFMVLPILIIFIIFQKYIIEGFNVSGIK, translated from the coding sequence ATGGAAAAAACAATTGTAATTACCATTATGACAGTTGGCGGGTTACTCGTATCGCTTCCTTTTATATGGATGGTTTTAAGTTCTTTTAAAACAGAACAAGAAGTACTAAGCATTCCGCCAACCCTTTTTCCACAGGACCCAACAATGGAGCATTTCGTCAATTTATTTCAAAACTTAAATTTTGATGTCTATTTACTTAACACGTTGATTATCGTTGCTTGCTCGATGATTGGTTTATTTTTAAACACAATGGCAGGTTACGGATTTGGTAAATTTCAGTTCAAAGGTAAAGAGACGTGGTTTGTTGTCGTGTTAATTACCATGATGCTGCCTGGACAGGTTACGATGATACCTACGTATTTACTACTAAATGAAATGGGATTAACAAATACAATGACCGGGATAGTTCTGCCAGGTTTAATTGCCGCTTTTAACATTTTCTTAATCCGACAGTTTATGGTAACCATTCCAGATGATTTAATAGAGGCAGCACGCTTAGATGGTGCTGGTGAGTTCTATATTTTCACCAGGATAATCATTCCTTTGTCGATGCCCATACTAGCGGTTCAGGTAATCTTAACCTTTATCGGTGCCTGGAATAGTTTCCTATGGCCACTGATTGTCGCTAACGACGAAGCATTGTACACGTTATCTGTAGGACTTGCACTGTTAAAAGATCAGAACGTGACCAATTATGGATTGCAAATGGCCGGTTCCACCTTTATGGTACTACCTATTCTCATTATTTTTATTATTTTCCAGAAATACATTATCGAAGGCTTTAATGTATCCGGAATTAAATAA
- a CDS encoding prolyl oligopeptidase family serine peptidase has protein sequence MQKECIFTGGSTSLPYLIHVPDRYVLEGPCQYPLLLFLHGAGERGNDLALLKNHGLPKLLEQKEYHDFPFVTVSPQCPEDSYWTEHLTDLKLFLDYLIDEYEIDVNSICLTGMSMGGIGAWNLALQYPDFFHALAPVCGSITLPTHRKKAFHELYTKQQVLEAITRIKHLPIWAFHGALDEVVPIDETKQIVAHLQELGAHVQLTVYPDIGHDSWVPAYETEELYWWLYNA, from the coding sequence TTGCAAAAAGAATGTATATTTACCGGTGGTTCCACATCTTTACCCTACCTCATCCATGTACCAGATCGTTATGTATTAGAAGGACCGTGTCAATATCCGTTACTGCTTTTCTTACATGGTGCGGGCGAACGTGGTAATGATTTAGCGTTATTGAAAAATCATGGTCTGCCAAAACTTTTAGAACAAAAGGAATATCATGACTTTCCTTTTGTTACAGTGTCACCCCAATGCCCTGAGGATTCTTACTGGACAGAGCATTTAACAGATTTGAAGTTGTTCTTAGATTACCTTATAGATGAATATGAGATTGATGTGAACAGCATCTGCTTAACCGGCATGAGTATGGGTGGGATCGGAGCTTGGAATTTGGCTCTGCAATACCCTGACTTTTTTCACGCTTTGGCACCTGTTTGTGGTTCGATCACCCTTCCCACTCACCGAAAAAAGGCATTTCATGAACTTTATACAAAACAACAGGTATTGGAAGCAATCACAAGGATTAAGCATTTGCCTATTTGGGCATTTCACGGCGCACTGGATGAAGTGGTTCCAATTGATGAAACAAAACAGATTGTAGCACATCTTCAAGAGCTCGGAGCGCATGTTCAACTCACCGTTTATCCCGACATTGGGCATGACTCCTGGGTTCCGGCATATGAAACGGAAGAACTCTACTGGTGGCTGTATAATGCATAG
- a CDS encoding CBS and ACT domain-containing protein, producing MLVKDIMKEDVITLTSSATVLHALQLMKEHNIRHIPVINNERHVIGIVSDRDIRDASPSILEPSFEKELLKKPIAAIMINPVVTIHPYEFFEEVATIFYQKEFACLPVVQNKQLVGMVTEKDLLYAYIQLTGTHAPSTQLEIKVPDRIGVLSDVCQFFSRRQIKIVSVYSYPDPKQQSYKVLVFRIQTMNPIVVVRDFESSEYEVLYPYWEDQHEH from the coding sequence ATGCTTGTCAAAGATATTATGAAAGAAGACGTTATTACCTTAACTTCATCAGCTACAGTGCTGCATGCTTTGCAACTAATGAAAGAGCATAATATTCGCCACATCCCAGTAATAAACAATGAACGACATGTGATCGGAATCGTATCAGACCGGGATATTCGAGATGCCAGTCCATCAATACTCGAACCATCATTTGAAAAAGAATTACTAAAAAAACCGATTGCAGCAATTATGATAAATCCGGTCGTCACGATTCATCCTTATGAATTCTTTGAAGAAGTAGCAACCATCTTCTATCAAAAAGAGTTTGCCTGTTTGCCTGTTGTTCAGAATAAGCAATTGGTAGGGATGGTCACAGAAAAGGATTTACTTTATGCATATATACAACTAACAGGTACACATGCACCAAGCACTCAGTTAGAAATAAAAGTACCTGATCGTATTGGTGTCCTATCCGATGTGTGTCAATTTTTTTCAAGACGACAAATTAAAATTGTATCCGTTTACAGCTATCCGGATCCAAAGCAGCAAAGCTATAAAGTATTAGTATTCCGTATTCAAACGATGAATCCCATTGTGGTTGTACGAGATTTTGAATCGAGTGAATATGAAGTACTGTACCCGTACTGGGAGGATCAACATGAGCACTGA
- a CDS encoding transglycosylase domain-containing protein, which translates to MNAKNAKEFFQKTWQSFKELWNKQVIQRTSRISYHIIWNIILFFIAIALVGGFFVAGLGAGYFASLVDDEKIQSEEEMASAIYNYAETSELYFANDVFLSEVSADLLRDETTLDHVSTYVQNAVIATEDEYFNTHNGIVPKAVLRAVFQEVTNASVQSGGSTLTQQIIKNQILTNEVSFERKAKEMLLAMRLELFFEKDEILEAYLNIVPFGRNASGQNIAGIQTAADGIFGVNADELNLPQAAFIAGLPQSPSYYTPFINGGGLKNEEGLEPGLTRMKSVLSRMLEAGYINQDEYQKALEYDIVADFKQPEESQSEKYPYLMQEIQKRAIDKLVYVLAEQDGYTKEEIDTSETLKEEYEIKASREISSNGYKIHSTIDKDIYDAFQKVAAEYNNYGQDKLARNEKTNKAIMVEDPETGEMVQLGKQPVQVGSVLIENSTGKIISFVGGRDFDTSQKNHATSVNRQNGSTMKPLVAYAPAMEWGVVQPGSIIADAAWAYPGGYSPGNYSGRFYGLTSVREALYRSHNATAVKVYSQILNQNPVEQFLSKMGFSSLVEGDEEYRSIVLGGITNGVTVEENTNAYATFGNMGSFVEDYMIEKIETKEGEVVYQHESEKTEVFSPQTSYLMLDMMRDVLTRGTGTAGRANLTNKSVDWAGKTGTTNSFKDTWFIATNPNVTLGSWMGYDYNQQLDKGYSSRNNTFWAKLVNAATEIRPELMAPSNKFESPGGIVTRSYCAVSGLLPSEECGKLGLVNTDIYNANFVPTKKDYSLIQDSYATIDDEVVLAGEKTPDEFSDGNGFSFNPDWLKDMGYTKLSNIKQLTAGKGGAWEKIKYPNEQEVSNDGKAPSAPGGLKLNKQKLSWSKSNSSDVVGYRIYQASNPDDKNFKRIGSTTETSFTIPSSKAVYQIRAVDYYGQESSGSNVVVQGDFSEPEPEQKEDNKEQPNNNNNGNKEQESEQNNQNQEQNDNEQTEEQQPNEQTPDTQQDNQDSQ; encoded by the coding sequence ATGAATGCAAAGAATGCAAAAGAATTTTTTCAAAAAACATGGCAGTCGTTTAAAGAATTATGGAATAAACAAGTAATTCAACGTACATCTAGAATCAGTTACCATATTATATGGAATATCATATTATTTTTTATCGCAATTGCGCTGGTTGGCGGCTTTTTTGTCGCGGGGCTTGGTGCAGGATATTTCGCTTCCCTGGTGGATGATGAAAAGATCCAAAGTGAGGAAGAAATGGCAAGCGCTATCTATAATTATGCAGAAACATCTGAATTATACTTTGCCAATGATGTGTTTCTGTCTGAAGTCAGTGCAGACCTGCTCCGTGATGAAACTACATTGGACCATGTAAGTACATACGTGCAAAATGCGGTAATCGCAACAGAAGATGAATATTTTAACACGCATAACGGCATCGTTCCAAAAGCAGTGTTACGGGCAGTTTTTCAGGAAGTGACAAATGCTTCCGTACAATCAGGTGGTAGTACCTTGACACAACAAATTATCAAAAATCAAATTCTTACAAATGAAGTATCCTTTGAACGTAAAGCTAAAGAAATGCTACTAGCGATGCGCTTGGAATTATTCTTTGAAAAGGATGAAATATTGGAAGCATATTTAAATATCGTACCATTTGGACGTAATGCTTCCGGTCAAAATATTGCAGGTATTCAGACTGCTGCAGATGGTATTTTTGGCGTTAATGCTGATGAATTAAACTTGCCGCAAGCTGCATTTATCGCTGGGTTACCTCAAAGTCCATCCTACTACACCCCCTTCATTAATGGTGGTGGTCTCAAAAATGAAGAAGGATTAGAACCAGGTCTAACTCGTATGAAATCCGTACTTAGCAGAATGTTAGAAGCAGGTTACATTAATCAGGATGAGTACCAGAAAGCATTGGAATATGACATTGTTGCAGATTTCAAACAGCCGGAAGAGTCACAGTCTGAGAAATACCCTTATTTAATGCAAGAGATCCAAAAGCGGGCAATTGATAAATTAGTATATGTACTCGCTGAGCAAGACGGCTATACAAAAGAAGAAATAGATACAAGTGAAACATTGAAAGAAGAATACGAGATAAAAGCATCGAGAGAAATCAGCAGCAACGGCTATAAAATTCATTCCACAATTGATAAGGATATCTATGATGCCTTTCAGAAGGTTGCAGCAGAATATAACAACTACGGACAGGATAAGCTGGCACGTAATGAGAAAACAAACAAGGCAATTATGGTAGAAGACCCGGAAACTGGAGAGATGGTACAGCTAGGTAAACAACCAGTTCAGGTTGGTAGTGTATTAATTGAAAACAGCACAGGTAAAATTATCAGTTTCGTTGGTGGTCGTGATTTTGATACTTCTCAAAAAAACCATGCCACAAGTGTTAACAGACAAAATGGTAGTACCATGAAACCGTTAGTGGCTTATGCACCGGCAATGGAATGGGGAGTTGTACAGCCTGGATCGATTATTGCGGATGCAGCATGGGCTTATCCTGGAGGGTACTCTCCAGGAAACTATTCAGGTCGCTTTTATGGACTGACTTCAGTAAGAGAAGCTTTATACCGCTCACACAATGCAACTGCGGTAAAAGTTTACAGTCAAATCCTAAATCAGAATCCTGTCGAGCAATTTCTATCGAAAATGGGCTTCTCATCTCTCGTAGAAGGAGATGAAGAATATAGATCCATAGTACTCGGCGGAATCACAAATGGTGTAACCGTCGAGGAAAATACAAATGCTTATGCTACATTTGGTAACATGGGCTCTTTCGTAGAAGATTATATGATTGAAAAAATCGAAACAAAAGAAGGCGAAGTGGTTTATCAGCATGAGAGTGAAAAAACAGAAGTATTCAGCCCGCAAACAAGCTATTTAATGCTTGATATGATGCGCGATGTACTAACACGTGGTACCGGTACTGCCGGAAGAGCTAATCTTACGAATAAGAGCGTAGACTGGGCAGGCAAAACAGGTACAACCAACAGCTTCAAGGACACTTGGTTTATTGCAACCAATCCGAATGTTACGTTAGGAAGCTGGATGGGCTATGACTATAATCAACAATTAGACAAAGGATACAGTAGTCGAAACAATACATTCTGGGCAAAATTAGTAAATGCAGCAACAGAAATCCGTCCTGAACTGATGGCACCATCAAATAAATTTGAAAGTCCCGGGGGTATAGTAACACGTTCGTATTGTGCTGTATCAGGGTTACTGCCTTCTGAAGAATGCGGTAAGCTTGGCTTAGTCAACACAGATATTTATAATGCGAATTTCGTTCCTACTAAGAAAGACTATAGTCTGATTCAGGATTCTTACGCAACGATCGATGACGAAGTTGTGTTAGCAGGTGAAAAAACACCAGATGAATTTTCTGATGGAAATGGCTTTAGTTTCAATCCTGATTGGCTAAAGGATATGGGCTATACCAAACTAAGCAATATCAAACAATTAACGGCTGGAAAAGGCGGCGCTTGGGAAAAAATTAAATATCCTAATGAACAAGAAGTGTCAAATGACGGAAAAGCACCAAGTGCACCTGGTGGATTGAAATTAAATAAGCAGAAATTGTCATGGAGCAAATCGAACAGTTCTGATGTAGTTGGTTACCGAATTTACCAGGCAAGTAATCCAGATGACAAAAATTTCAAACGAATCGGTTCCACTACAGAAACTTCATTCACTATTCCAAGCAGTAAAGCTGTTTATCAGATTCGCGCTGTCGATTATTACGGTCAGGAATCCTCAGGAAGTAATGTAGTCGTACAAGGTGATTTCTCTGAACCTGAACCAGAGCAAAAAGAAGACAATAAAGAGCAGCCAAACAATAACAATAATGGCAATAAAGAGCAGGAATCGGAGCAAAATAATCAAAACCAGGAACAAAACGATAATGAGCAAACGGAAGAACAACAACCAAATGAGCAAACTCCAGACACGCAACAAGACAATCAAGATAGCCAATAA
- a CDS encoding CoxG family protein: MPSGTHFVQLDLPIGKVWDFVSDFEKWADLVPGYIEHRVEDDYRSVWKFKGEVAKIHKTITLYININKWEKPNCVSFSLQDKSKNIVGEGCFKATAEDAEHTDVTGSLTITANGILGPMVNGVLKTFIPKTTIEFTEAVANRMVEESAVSK, encoded by the coding sequence ATGCCGAGTGGAACACATTTTGTACAGCTAGACTTACCGATCGGAAAAGTGTGGGATTTTGTCAGTGATTTTGAAAAATGGGCCGATTTAGTGCCGGGTTATATCGAGCATCGTGTGGAAGATGATTATCGCTCTGTCTGGAAATTCAAAGGTGAGGTAGCAAAAATTCACAAAACCATTACGCTCTATATTAATATTAATAAATGGGAAAAGCCAAACTGTGTCAGCTTTTCATTACAGGATAAAAGTAAAAATATTGTCGGTGAAGGTTGTTTTAAAGCAACTGCCGAAGACGCAGAACATACAGATGTGACAGGCAGTTTAACAATCACAGCTAACGGTATTCTTGGGCCAATGGTAAATGGTGTCCTGAAAACATTCATTCCTAAAACAACCATTGAATTTACAGAAGCAGTGGCGAATCGAATGGTGGAAGAATCAGCTGTGTCGAAGTAG